From a region of the Manduca sexta isolate Smith_Timp_Sample1 chromosome 19, JHU_Msex_v1.0, whole genome shotgun sequence genome:
- the LOC115440361 gene encoding glucose dehydrogenase [FAD, quinone]: MGGFDCFESSCLAPTTGVAPQTFASALQFFTAAQCFIDIPTIPEAYLCDFEEFDFIIIGAGGAGCPLANRLSEIRHWKILLIEAGDDPPVESYIPGFSKNFYRTKYDWNYQSIDNRNTSQAIKDGSTYLPRGKMVGGSTGINAMFYIRGVKSDYQKWYDLGNLDWSPSVVEKYFHKLENLQNQELLNNPTISANYGHDGPVIVNKFNNSYGYINDNIFRSWEEIGIPNVLDINTAGGGSGKTTVTASNGRRRSASTVYLPPEVVNRPNLSIIKNALATKIMINQETKTAYGVEVDHKGVKKTFYAKREVILSAGAINSPQLLLLSGVGPKEELEAHNIECIYDSPAVGKNMEDHITINVPVFSNYPGERNQADAHFDVIKYLYNRTGYLAQGAFSDVLTFFPLSEETHPEFEVLVSLYWKNSTTLRDTLSAQYRYKQEVLDSFVVPNEKYALYVFTVIVLHPISTGSVFLKSNNPKDKPLFDSNFYSVPEDLPKIAQGLKKVAEIVNAKYYKSNGAFLGRINWKDCNDYELNSDEYWECIALHTGVTDYHNVGTCRMGPDPSTSVVASDLKVHGINNLRVIDAGVMPGQLSANPMATVYMIAERSSDLIKQYHRELE; the protein is encoded by the exons ATGGGCGG GTTCGACTGCTTTGAGTCTTCATGCCTCGCGCCCACCACTGGGGTAGCACCCCAGACCTTCGCGTCAGCCCTGCAATTCTTCACAGCAGCGCAATGCTTTATAGATATTCCAACTATCCCTGAGGCTTATCTCTgcg ATTTCGAAGAATTCGACTTCATAATTATCGGTGCTGGGggcgcaggatgtccactggcCAATAGACTTAGTGAAATACGCCACTGGAAAATACTTCTTATAGAAGCTGGTGATGATCCTCCTGTTGAAAGCTAT ATCCCAGGTTTCAGCAAGAATTTTTACCGCACTAAGTACGATTGGAATTATCAAAGCATTGACAATCGAAACACAAGTCAGGCTATCAAAGATGGTTCCACATATTTGCCGAGAGGTAAAATGGTTGGTGGTTCTACGGGTATAAAcgctatgttttatataagGGGCGTCAAAAGTGATTACCAAAAGTGGTACGACCTAGGGAACTTAGACTGGTCTCCAAGCGTTGTAGAAAAATACTTCCATAAACtagaaaatttacaaaaccAGGAACTATTGAACAATCCAACTATCAGCGCGAACTACGGCCATGATGGCCCagtaattgttaataaatttaataatagttacGGATATATCAATGATAATATTTTCCGTTCTTGGGAAGAGATCGGTATCCCGAACGTCTTAGATATAAATACAGCTGGTGGCGGATCTGGTAAAACAACTGTAACGGCTTCTAATGGAAGGCGTCGTAGCGCATCTACAGTTTACCTACCACCTGAAGTTGTTAACAGACCAAATCTGAGTATTATAAAAAACGCATTAGCCACGAAGATCATGATCAACCAAGAAACAAAAACGGCTTACGGAGTTGAAGTGGATCATAAAGGCGTTAAGAAGACTTTCTACGCAAAACGTGAAGTAATTCTTAGTGCGGGAGCAATCAATTCTCCCCAGCTTCTATTGTTGTCTGGTGTGGGCCCTAAAGAAGAATTGGAGGCTCATAATATAGAATGTATTTACGATTCTCCTGCTGTAGGAAAAAATATGGAGGATCATATAACCATCAACGTGCCTGTGTTTTCTAACTATCCCGGTGAAAGGAATCAAGCAGACGCTCACTTtgatgtcataaaatatttatataatcgtACTGGGTATTTGGCACAAGGTGCCTTTTCTGACGTATTAACATTTTTCCCATTATCAGAAGAGACTCATCCAGAATTCGAGGTTTTAGTCTCACTATATTGGAAAAATTCAACAACACTTCGTGACACTCTCTCCGCTCAGTATAGATATAAACAAGAGGTTTTAGACTCCTTCGTGGTTCCAAATGAAAAATACGCATTATACGTATTCACAGTAATAGTCTTACATCCCATATCAACTGGTTCTGTATTCTTAAAGAGTAATAATCCGAAAGATAAACCACTATTCGATTCAAACTTCTATAGTGTACCTGAAGATTTGCCGAAAATAGCACAGGGTTTGAAGAAAGTTGCCGAAATAGTAAATGCCAAATATTACAAGTCTAATGGTGCATTCTTAGGAAGAATAAATTGGAAAGATTGCAACGATTATGAGTTGAACAGTGACGAATACTGGGAGTGTATCGCGTTACACACTGGCGTAACCGATTATCACAATGTTGGTACTTGCAGGATGGGACCAGACCCAAGCACTTCAGTGGTAGCTAGTGATTTAAAAGTCCATGGAATAAATAATCTTCGTGTAATAGACGCTGGTGTTATGCCTGGTCAATTGAGCGCTAATCCTATGGCTACAGTGTACATGATCGCTGAAAGATCTAGTGATTTGATCAAACAATACCATAGAGAGTTAGAGTAA
- the LOC115440358 gene encoding glucose dehydrogenase [FAD, quinone] → MSNSYGCFDAACLSPTVGVAAETFASALQFIAATQCVLADVPQIPEAKVCEKETFDFIIVGAGTAGCVVASRLSEITKWKILLLEAGGDPPVESYIPGSTKSMYATEYDWNYYGIDNGRSSSGLINSSIYLPRGKMLGGSSNLGGMVYIRGNRHDFDKWNELGNEDWNADIAYEYFKKVESLQDEQLLNYAAVNAYYGHDGPLVLSNFNNTYDIYNDELLAAWEEIGIKTVADVNTAGFGASPRMVTASKGYRNSAVTAYLTPDVVSRPNLKILKHALCTKILVTPKTGRAYGVKVDHNGRSRTFFAKREVIISAGAINSAQL, encoded by the exons ATGAGCAA TTCTTACGGTTGCTTCGATGCTGCGTGCCTGTCACCGACAGTCGGGGTTGCTGCGGAAACCTTCGCCTCAGCGCTGCAATTTATTGCTGCAACACAATGTGTTTTGGCAGATGTACCACAAATACCAGAAGCTAAAGTCTGtg AAAAAGAaacctttgactttataatagTCGGAGCTGGGACAGCTGGTTGCGTAGTAGCAAGCAGACTTAGTGAAATTACTAAGTGGAAAATACTACTACTGGAAGCTGGTGGGGATCCCCCTGTGGAAAGCTAC ATCCCAGGATCAACTAAAAGCATGTATGCCACCGAATACGATTGGAATTATTACGGTATTGATAATGGAAGATCAAGTAGTGGACTTATAAATAGTTCTATATATCTGCCAAGAGGCAAAATGTTAGGCGGTAGTTCTAATTTAGGCGGCATGGTTTATATAAGGGGAAATAGACACGATTTTGACAAGTGGAATGAGTTGGGCAACGAAGACTGGAATGCAGATATTGCTTACGAGTATTTCAAAAAAGTAGAAAGTTTGCAAGATGAACAATTATTGAATTACGCCGCAGTGAATGCCTATTACGGACACGATGGACCTCTAGTCCTCAGTAATTTCAATAACACTTACGATATTTATAATGATGAACTATTAGCTGCGTGGGAAGAGATAGGCATCAAAACTGTAGCTGACGTTAATACAGCTGGGTTCGGAGCATCTCCCAGGATGGTTACAGCGTCCAAGGGTTATCGAAATAGCGCTGTTACAGCGTACCTTACTCCTGATGTAGTAAGCCggccaaatttaaaaatattaaaacatgcaCTGTGTACAAAAATTTTGGTGACTCCAAAAACAGGACGGGCATATGGTGTTAAAGTAGATCACAATGGCCGTAGTAGGACATTCTTCGCAAAACGTGAAGTTATTATTAGTGCAGGAGCAATAAATTCTGCTCAGTTATAA